The bacterium genome includes a region encoding these proteins:
- a CDS encoding radical SAM protein — MIYYKEPVYRPPSEANSLLIQATEGCTHKCTFCIGNEGKKFLIRNIEEIKQDINTAKMQYGDNVRKMFLLDGNAFVMKTDLLIEIAKHSYNTHSRLTRIGAYAHAQDILSKSDEELKAISDAGIKILYLGIETGDDELLKKINKGVTSAEITEACHKLYKAGITLSATIILGLAGNDKEKSIQHAIKTAELINRIKPEPAVPWYVSALTLMIPPKTHLYEQKRNGEFLPMSNIEILHELKIFLEHLDNDLEKCIFRSNHASNYLPLESNNLAKNKQKLIESIDYALKHPDILKLEFSRGL; from the coding sequence ATGATCTATTACAAAGAGCCGGTTTACAGACCGCCTTCAGAAGCAAATTCCCTGCTTATTCAAGCAACAGAGGGATGTACTCATAAATGTACTTTTTGTATCGGAAATGAGGGAAAGAAATTTCTTATCCGAAACATTGAAGAGATAAAGCAGGATATAAATACTGCAAAAATGCAGTATGGAGATAATGTCAGAAAAATGTTTCTCCTTGATGGCAATGCTTTTGTGATGAAGACGGATTTACTTATAGAAATAGCAAAACATAGTTATAACACTCATTCTCGATTAACAAGAATCGGAGCTTATGCTCATGCACAGGATATCTTGTCCAAAAGTGATGAGGAATTAAAGGCTATTTCTGATGCAGGTATAAAAATTCTGTATCTTGGTATAGAAACAGGAGATGATGAACTTTTAAAGAAGATTAACAAAGGCGTAACTTCTGCTGAAATAACAGAGGCTTGTCATAAACTCTACAAAGCAGGAATAACTCTTTCAGCAACTATTATTTTAGGATTAGCCGGTAATGATAAAGAAAAAAGCATTCAACATGCAATAAAGACCGCTGAGTTAATAAACAGAATAAAACCGGAACCTGCTGTGCCTTGGTATGTTTCGGCATTAACCTTGATGATTCCTCCAAAGACTCATCTCTATGAGCAAAAAAGAAATGGCGAGTTTCTGCCTATGAGTAATATTGAAATTCTTCACGAGTTAAAGATTTTTCTTGAGCATCTTGATAATGACCTTGAAAAATGTATCTTCAGGTCAAATCACGCTTCAAATTATTTGCCGTTAGAGTCAAATAATCTGGCAAAAAACAAACAGAAGCTTATTGAAAGTATTGATTATGCGCTTAAGCATCCTGATATATTGAAACTTGAATTTTCAAGAGGATTATAA
- a CDS encoding SIR2 family protein encodes MKEINLNSENDIEELKTTLFKGFQSANINFLFGAGLSTPAINVLGDIENIINKIEEQDFVNLSKHVLFSFLKEIFHINKMLFHSLDNGDIMVTKNNYTKFMKLLNKALINRKNAITKPSANIFTTNYDLFMEDACEQLGSFFHYNDGFRNKNKLFLNSVFEVSEFNKSINYCGCLYEHKTTLPSVNLVKLHGSVHWLIKDSFIVLDRTIKLVDNFASINIADKEKEISSIIKQGISKPIKNDFELNTQINDLLKKIAIVIPSKNKFETTVMNQVYYSLLRFLANELDRENSMLISLGFSFNDEHIKELVQKALKTNPTLQLFIFAYDINQLDTYRERFNSYNNVTVIYNDKDKLNFEAFNLLFGELIKGLPQYARN; translated from the coding sequence GTGAAAGAAATAAACTTAAACTCAGAGAATGATATTGAAGAATTAAAAACAACTCTATTTAAAGGTTTTCAATCAGCCAATATAAATTTCTTATTTGGTGCAGGTTTGTCAACTCCTGCGATAAACGTCTTAGGTGACATTGAAAACATTATTAACAAAATAGAAGAACAAGATTTTGTAAATTTATCAAAACATGTTCTATTTTCATTTTTGAAAGAAATATTTCACATAAATAAAATGTTGTTCCATTCCCTTGATAACGGGGATATTATGGTTACAAAAAACAATTATACTAAATTTATGAAACTCTTGAACAAAGCTCTCATTAATAGAAAAAATGCCATTACAAAACCTTCTGCAAATATTTTTACAACTAATTATGACTTATTTATGGAAGATGCTTGTGAGCAACTAGGTTCATTTTTTCACTATAATGATGGTTTTAGAAATAAAAATAAACTTTTTTTAAATAGTGTTTTCGAGGTTTCTGAATTTAATAAATCAATAAATTATTGTGGTTGTTTATATGAGCATAAAACAACACTACCAAGTGTTAATCTTGTAAAACTGCATGGTTCAGTGCATTGGCTTATTAAAGACTCTTTTATTGTACTTGATAGAACTATTAAGTTAGTAGACAATTTTGCCTCTATAAACATTGCGGATAAAGAAAAAGAAATATCTTCAATAATAAAACAAGGGATTTCAAAACCTATTAAAAATGATTTTGAACTAAACACTCAAATAAATGATTTATTGAAAAAAATTGCAATTGTTATTCCTTCAAAGAATAAGTTTGAGACAACTGTTATGAATCAAGTGTATTATAGTCTTTTAAGGTTTTTAGCTAATGAATTAGATAGAGAAAATTCAATGCTTATTTCATTAGGATTCTCTTTTAATGATGAACACATAAAAGAACTCGTTCAAAAAGCTTTAAAAACTAATCCAACCTTGCAATTATTTATCTTTGCTTACGACATAAATCAGCTAGATACATATAGAGAGCGGTTTAACTCTTACAATAATGTAACTGTTATTTATAATGATAAAGATAAATTGAATTTCGAAGCCTTCAATTTGCTTTTCGGTGAATTAATTAAAGGTTTACCACAATATGCCAGAAACTAA